A genomic segment from Fundulus heteroclitus isolate FHET01 chromosome 6, MU-UCD_Fhet_4.1, whole genome shotgun sequence encodes:
- the camk2n1a gene encoding calcium/calmodulin-dependent protein kinase II inhibitor 2 has translation MSEVLPYNEGKMSGYGADSEVNQMSFSCGLQDTSAFFAASQAKRPPKLGQIGRAKHVVIEDDRIDEVLKGMTDKSSPGV, from the exons ATGTCCGAAGTGCTGCCATACAACGAGGGTAAAATGAGCGGCTACGGGGCGGACAGCGAGGTCAACCAGATGTCCTTTAGCTGCGGACTGCAGGACACAAGCGCCTTTTTCGCTGCGTCGCAGGCGAAAAGACCCCCAAAGCTGGGACAGATCGGCAGAGCCAAGCACG TGGTCATCGAGGACGACCGAATAGACGAGGTCCTGAAGGGAATGACGGACAAGTCCTCACCTGGCGTTTAA